A window from Streptomyces sp. NBC_00271 encodes these proteins:
- a CDS encoding MFS transporter translates to MPQTQPHKTRPGLTLFAACLGFVVVILDVSVVNVATKALGADFGGSLSGLEWVINGYTLTFAAFLLTAGAMGDRYDPKQIFMAGFALFAVTSLACGAAPSLVALITARVVQGVGAAMIVPSSLSIVNTNFPDPAERTRAVSLWAAAGGLALALGPVVGGLLVDSLGWRSIFYVNVPIAAVGIVLVRAHARPAPARDASVRRSLDLPGQLLAVVGLGAFTGAIVEANAQGWSSATVLTCLAVFLVALVGFLAVERRSGDPMLPLHLFGRRAFSSTSLIGVLLNFAFYGLIFVFSLFFQQVWDYSPIGAGLAFLPMTAAIMIANLSCGPLVKRYGARTVLITGNTLAVLGYLATVPVVDSGAYAQMTAQFVVAGFGIGLVVPSMTNAMLGSVDPANAGIASGVLNASRQLGGLIGVAVMGLLVGQAASEHFLSGLRAALFCAVVALAISAVLSAVGLPRRQATTATAPAAAASKAGSEPEPALKTADAR, encoded by the coding sequence GTGCCTCAGACCCAACCCCACAAGACCCGGCCGGGACTGACGCTGTTCGCGGCCTGCCTCGGTTTCGTGGTCGTCATCCTGGACGTCAGCGTCGTGAACGTCGCCACCAAGGCGCTCGGCGCGGACTTCGGCGGCAGTCTGTCCGGTCTTGAGTGGGTGATCAACGGCTACACGCTCACCTTCGCGGCCTTCCTCCTGACCGCCGGCGCCATGGGCGACCGGTACGACCCCAAGCAGATCTTCATGGCGGGCTTCGCCCTGTTCGCCGTGACGTCCCTGGCCTGCGGCGCCGCCCCCTCGTTGGTCGCCCTCATCACCGCCCGTGTGGTCCAGGGCGTCGGCGCCGCGATGATCGTGCCGTCCTCGCTGTCCATCGTGAACACCAACTTCCCCGACCCGGCGGAACGCACCCGCGCCGTGAGCCTCTGGGCCGCGGCCGGCGGACTCGCCCTCGCGCTCGGCCCGGTCGTGGGCGGCCTGCTGGTGGACTCGCTCGGCTGGCGCTCGATCTTCTACGTCAACGTCCCCATCGCCGCCGTCGGCATCGTGCTCGTGCGGGCCCACGCCCGGCCCGCCCCCGCGCGCGACGCCTCGGTCCGCCGCTCGCTGGACCTGCCCGGTCAGCTGCTCGCCGTCGTCGGCCTGGGCGCGTTCACCGGAGCGATCGTGGAGGCCAACGCGCAGGGCTGGTCCTCGGCCACCGTCCTGACCTGCCTGGCCGTCTTCCTGGTCGCACTGGTCGGCTTCCTCGCGGTGGAGCGCCGCAGTGGCGACCCGATGCTGCCCCTCCACCTGTTCGGCCGACGGGCGTTCAGTTCCACGTCCCTCATCGGAGTGCTGCTGAACTTCGCCTTCTACGGCCTGATCTTCGTCTTCAGCCTCTTCTTCCAGCAGGTCTGGGACTACTCGCCCATCGGTGCCGGACTCGCGTTCCTCCCGATGACGGCCGCCATCATGATCGCGAACCTCTCGTGCGGTCCGCTGGTCAAGCGCTACGGCGCCCGGACCGTACTGATCACCGGCAACACCCTCGCCGTCCTCGGCTACCTGGCCACGGTCCCCGTCGTCGACTCCGGGGCGTACGCGCAGATGACCGCGCAGTTCGTCGTCGCCGGATTCGGCATCGGCCTGGTCGTCCCCTCCATGACCAACGCCATGCTCGGCTCCGTGGACCCTGCCAACGCAGGTATCGCCTCCGGCGTCCTCAACGCCTCGCGTCAGCTGGGCGGCCTCATCGGGGTCGCGGTGATGGGTCTGCTCGTCGGCCAGGCCGCCTCCGAGCACTTCCTGTCCGGCCTGCGCGCGGCCCTGTTCTGCGCCGTGGTGGCCCTCGCGATCAGCGCGGTGCTCAGCGCGGTCGGCCTGCCCAGGCGGCAGGCGACCACCGCGACGGCACCGGCGGCCGCCGCATCCAAGGCCGGGTCCGAGCCCGAGCCCGCTCTGAAGACCGCCGACGCGCGCTGA
- a CDS encoding ArsR/SmtB family transcription factor — translation MESRQPTAAASHRTPPVHIPPGDVPLEAALLALADPVRQTLVRELAGAADWERACGSFDVPVTKATLSRHFAVLREAGLLEQRDAGPKRLNRLRRAEFDERFPGLLALVLRTAESKDTENTENTKNRA, via the coding sequence ATGGAGAGCCGACAGCCGACGGCAGCCGCGAGTCACCGGACGCCACCGGTCCACATTCCCCCGGGCGACGTACCACTGGAGGCGGCGCTGCTCGCCCTCGCCGACCCGGTCCGCCAGACCCTGGTAAGGGAGTTGGCCGGGGCCGCCGACTGGGAAAGGGCGTGCGGCAGCTTCGACGTGCCGGTCACCAAGGCGACCCTCAGCCGCCACTTCGCCGTACTGCGCGAGGCCGGCCTCCTGGAGCAGCGCGACGCCGGACCCAAGAGACTCAACCGGCTGCGCCGCGCCGAGTTCGACGAGCGCTTCCCCGGTCTCCTCGCCCTGGTCCTGCGCACCGCGGAATCCAAGGACACCGAGAACACCGAGAACACCAAGAACAGGGCCTGA
- a CDS encoding phthiocerol/phthiodiolone dimycocerosyl transferase family protein, whose amino-acid sequence MTPLRRLSDVEAAFARTHALMHGTTQVSTQVTVRGDLDPQHFRRGAERWAAELPLLSLRIEERPDGLWFTTGPGPRPGQIRHDPLGAPDSPDDVLRRELNDVLETGGPLWRLRLVRDSDAGASHLYFTRNHAISDGHSTGAVVRALLDELFAPTDGVSVHDVRTLPPNGDALTYRPPARPDAPVRESVPRPDPLPFEAHRPWDERAADFVPLAFTREESLALKSWCGERGVTVNQFFAVALAESYAEATGRSEVNLCTAVSLRRRYEESAELPDVGCFINVLNVPVRVGRGDPADEARDYAAALARADAAWRPPLRDHALIRRAVEETAAARSATGICITNVGVVDPALGPHTARVTGYRTVVNRVGANYAVVLHLGTLGGAFTTALAFGTPSTDPDTVRAVAKALRDRALRPAAARRDLSAGASR is encoded by the coding sequence GTGACCCCGCTGCGCCGACTCAGCGACGTCGAGGCGGCGTTCGCCCGCACCCACGCGCTGATGCACGGCACCACGCAGGTCTCCACCCAGGTCACGGTGCGCGGCGACCTCGACCCCCAGCACTTCCGGCGCGGCGCCGAGCGGTGGGCCGCCGAGCTGCCGCTGCTGTCGCTGCGCATCGAGGAGCGGCCCGACGGCCTGTGGTTCACCACCGGCCCCGGGCCCCGACCCGGACAGATCCGGCACGACCCGCTCGGCGCGCCGGACTCGCCCGACGACGTACTGCGCCGGGAGCTCAACGACGTGCTGGAGACCGGTGGTCCACTGTGGCGGCTGCGCCTCGTCCGCGACTCGGACGCGGGGGCGTCGCACCTCTACTTCACCCGTAACCACGCGATCTCGGACGGCCACTCCACCGGTGCCGTGGTCCGCGCTCTGCTGGACGAGCTGTTCGCCCCGACCGACGGGGTGAGCGTGCACGACGTCCGGACCCTGCCGCCCAACGGCGACGCGTTGACGTACCGTCCGCCCGCTCGGCCGGACGCCCCGGTACGGGAGTCCGTGCCGCGGCCCGACCCCCTGCCGTTCGAGGCGCACCGGCCGTGGGACGAGCGGGCCGCGGACTTCGTCCCGCTGGCGTTCACCCGGGAGGAGAGCCTGGCCCTCAAATCCTGGTGCGGGGAGCGGGGGGTGACGGTCAATCAGTTCTTCGCGGTCGCGCTGGCCGAGTCGTACGCCGAGGCCACGGGCCGTTCGGAGGTGAATCTGTGCACGGCCGTGTCGCTGCGGCGGCGGTACGAGGAGAGCGCCGAACTGCCGGACGTGGGCTGTTTCATCAACGTCCTGAACGTTCCCGTGCGGGTCGGCCGGGGCGATCCGGCCGACGAAGCCCGTGACTACGCCGCGGCGCTGGCGCGGGCGGACGCCGCCTGGCGCCCGCCCCTCCGGGACCACGCGCTGATCCGGCGGGCGGTGGAGGAGACCGCGGCCGCCCGGTCGGCCACCGGGATCTGCATCACCAACGTCGGTGTCGTCGACCCGGCGCTCGGCCCGCACACCGCCCGGGTCACCGGCTATCGCACCGTGGTCAACCGCGTGGGTGCCAACTACGCGGTCGTCCTCCATCTCGGCACCCTCGGCGGGGCGTTCACGACGGCACTCGCCTTCGGCACCCCCAGCACCGACCCGGACACGGTGCGCGCCGTGGCGAAGGCACTGCGCGACCGCGCGCTACGCCCCGCCGCGGCGCGCCGGGACCTGTCGGCGGGAGCTTCCCGATGA
- a CDS encoding FAH family protein has product MTVVFECIYDDERYFGLGVPEAGAPLRLYPLAGDTLAALLTTAAGDGADTADLLTRGRAAVDVPAADRHRARLLPPLLPAHVGDALVSGFMMTHNVKVGAEVPDQPNWFVKGLGDVLKVPGEALSVPGDAVAVCEEAEVVLVYVGDERGKPRYAGYTFGNDVTDIGRFKQHAGHLSYAKLCDAGVAPWLHLGEPPRTVTGEVTVERGGAPAWKGPFTTGVDALHYDLPTMMSRLFSYKALHRPGRVHYVYIGADRSSFHAGFRTRDGDRVTIDVASHGVRLSHPLVWTRRPGQD; this is encoded by the coding sequence ATGACGGTGGTCTTCGAATGCATCTACGACGACGAGCGGTACTTCGGACTGGGCGTGCCGGAGGCCGGAGCGCCCCTGCGCCTGTATCCCCTGGCAGGTGACACCCTCGCCGCGCTGCTCACCACGGCGGCCGGCGACGGGGCGGACACCGCCGACCTGCTCACCCGGGGCCGGGCGGCCGTCGACGTACCGGCCGCGGACCGTCACCGGGCGCGGCTGCTGCCGCCGCTGCTGCCCGCACACGTGGGGGACGCGCTGGTCAGCGGCTTCATGATGACCCACAACGTGAAGGTCGGCGCCGAGGTCCCGGACCAGCCCAACTGGTTCGTCAAGGGGCTCGGGGACGTCCTGAAGGTGCCGGGCGAGGCGCTGTCCGTACCCGGCGACGCCGTGGCCGTGTGCGAGGAGGCCGAGGTGGTCCTCGTCTACGTGGGCGACGAACGAGGGAAGCCCCGCTACGCCGGCTACACCTTCGGCAACGACGTCACCGACATAGGCCGCTTCAAACAGCACGCCGGACACCTGTCGTACGCGAAGCTGTGCGACGCCGGGGTGGCCCCCTGGCTGCACCTCGGCGAACCGCCGCGCACGGTGACGGGCGAGGTCACCGTCGAGCGCGGCGGGGCACCGGCCTGGAAGGGCCCGTTCACCACCGGTGTCGACGCCCTCCACTACGACCTGCCCACGATGATGTCGCGCCTCTTCTCCTACAAGGCCCTGCACCGCCCCGGACGGGTGCACTACGTCTACATCGGCGCCGACCGCAGCAGCTTCCACGCCGGGTTCAGGACCCGGGACGGCGACCGGGTCACCATCGACGTCGCGAGCCACGGTGTGCGGCTGTCCCACCCGCTGGTGTGGACGCGCCGCCCCGGACAGGACTGA
- a CDS encoding thiamine pyrophosphate-binding protein yields the protein MTTSYFSDLVVEFLHQQGIDKVAFNPGASFRGVHDSLVHADNAEIAPEIVMTCHEEIAVAVAHGYHKASGRHMGVFVHANVGLLHASMAVFNAWCDRVPLFVLGGNGPVDAGKRRPWIDWIHTSQNIESVVKDYVKWCDQPIGQRATVESLYRAFKLMNTPMQAPVFVALDFDVQEQPLEDGVRLLPARATEAARLPALNGADLDDLTGRLLAARLPVLVVDFSGRDPGTVAQLVALADALGLAVVDRGNRLNFPNTHQLNVSHTSGTLLSDADLVLALEVQDLVGALGSFLTLTDQGAPANGADIVTLGFNELLTSKWAADYQQFVPVTRAVAADTADSVAALRTVVEDPAGPFAAPAFTERREQRAKALADLHTEARADWARQAEEAKGRDRIHVSAAVDEIHRAVRDEEWILTNTGSLTIDGWVKKLWPLERPGSYLGLNGGGGLGYGLGASIGAALAHQSDDTLCVDLQADGDFLYTPSALWTLAAYDVPLLVIVMNNRLYLNSTQHAERIAGNRDRDIDRAHIATSFYDRPVDFVTLAQSFGVHTMPRVERVEAVAPTVREAVTHLKEHGKPVLVEILME from the coding sequence ATGACGACGTCCTATTTCTCCGACCTGGTGGTGGAGTTCCTGCACCAGCAGGGCATCGACAAGGTCGCCTTCAACCCCGGCGCGTCCTTCCGCGGCGTGCACGACTCCCTCGTCCACGCGGACAACGCCGAGATCGCCCCCGAGATCGTGATGACCTGCCACGAGGAGATAGCCGTGGCCGTGGCGCACGGCTACCACAAGGCGAGCGGCCGGCACATGGGTGTGTTCGTGCACGCCAACGTCGGTCTGCTGCACGCCTCGATGGCCGTCTTCAACGCCTGGTGCGACCGCGTACCGCTGTTCGTGCTCGGCGGCAACGGCCCCGTCGACGCCGGCAAGCGCCGACCGTGGATCGACTGGATCCACACCTCGCAGAACATCGAGTCCGTCGTCAAGGACTACGTGAAGTGGTGCGACCAGCCCATCGGCCAGCGGGCCACCGTCGAGTCCCTCTACCGCGCCTTCAAGCTGATGAACACGCCGATGCAGGCGCCGGTGTTCGTGGCGCTCGACTTCGACGTGCAGGAGCAGCCGCTCGAGGACGGCGTACGGCTGCTCCCCGCGCGGGCCACCGAGGCCGCCCGGCTGCCCGCGCTGAACGGCGCCGACCTCGACGACCTGACCGGGCGACTGCTCGCCGCCCGACTCCCGGTCCTGGTCGTCGACTTCTCGGGCCGTGACCCCGGTACCGTCGCGCAGCTGGTCGCGCTCGCCGACGCCCTCGGCCTGGCCGTCGTCGACCGCGGCAACCGGCTCAACTTCCCCAACACCCACCAGCTCAACGTCAGTCACACCTCGGGCACCCTCCTGTCCGACGCCGACCTCGTCCTCGCCCTCGAGGTGCAGGACCTGGTCGGCGCCCTCGGCTCCTTCCTCACGCTCACCGACCAGGGAGCGCCCGCGAACGGCGCCGACATCGTCACCCTCGGCTTCAACGAACTGCTCACCAGCAAATGGGCCGCCGACTACCAGCAGTTCGTGCCGGTCACCCGAGCCGTCGCGGCCGACACCGCGGACTCGGTGGCCGCGCTGCGTACGGTCGTCGAGGACCCGGCCGGTCCGTTCGCGGCGCCCGCGTTCACCGAGCGCCGCGAACAGCGCGCCAAGGCCCTCGCCGACCTGCACACCGAGGCCCGCGCCGACTGGGCGCGCCAGGCCGAGGAGGCGAAGGGCCGCGACCGTATCCACGTGTCCGCGGCCGTCGACGAGATCCACCGTGCGGTCCGCGACGAGGAGTGGATCCTCACCAACACCGGCAGCCTCACCATCGACGGCTGGGTGAAGAAGCTCTGGCCGCTGGAGCGCCCCGGCAGCTATCTCGGCCTCAACGGCGGCGGCGGCCTCGGCTACGGCCTCGGCGCGTCGATCGGCGCGGCGCTCGCCCACCAGAGCGACGACACGCTCTGCGTCGACCTCCAGGCCGACGGCGACTTCCTCTACACGCCCAGCGCGCTGTGGACTCTCGCCGCCTACGACGTGCCGCTCCTGGTGATCGTCATGAACAACCGCCTCTACCTGAACTCCACCCAGCACGCAGAGCGCATCGCCGGCAACCGCGACCGGGACATCGACCGCGCGCACATCGCCACCAGCTTCTACGACCGGCCCGTCGACTTCGTGACACTGGCCCAGTCGTTCGGGGTCCACACCATGCCGCGGGTGGAGCGCGTCGAGGCCGTCGCGCCGACCGTGCGCGAGGCGGTCACCCACCTCAAGGAGCACGGCAAGCCCGTCCTCGTCGAGATCCTCATGGAGTGA
- a CDS encoding mandelate racemase/muconate lactonizing enzyme family protein: MPDAAEAVLYQVEMPMAVSFDHPAKRRSTSDSLLLRLDVDGASGLGECAPRAYVTGETTETVTGALRHVPLDEIFARVRSTEPAVLLARLRHGGVAGTFGLRGGGNLLCLLETALLDLLGRRLGLGGAELVPAEGAPAARRPALPVSQVLDLSLDVEEFLDTRGPFHFVKVKAADDFARDLRTVTAIRARLGDTVPVMVDANMSWTPDQAHGQLAALRDAGADLVEEPLAKGSWAELARLRARTGLRILLDESVCTLDDARTAVESGACDAFNVRVAKNGGPVTAAQLIDVARRAGLGFQIGVQVAEVGPLINAGRALAFAHGDAFTVEAGQSDRFFPEPVVSPPPAVCRTTNTITPAPGPGFGLDLNEHAEPWAVLRRTEGDTSWRPVPAPAPRTKEHA, from the coding sequence ATGCCTGACGCCGCCGAGGCCGTCCTGTACCAGGTCGAGATGCCGATGGCGGTCTCCTTCGACCACCCCGCCAAACGCCGCTCCACCTCCGACAGCCTCCTGCTGCGCCTGGACGTCGACGGGGCGAGCGGCCTCGGGGAGTGCGCCCCCAGGGCGTACGTCACCGGCGAGACCACCGAGACCGTGACCGGCGCCCTTCGCCATGTGCCGCTGGACGAGATCTTCGCGCGGGTCCGCTCGACCGAACCGGCCGTGCTCCTCGCCCGGCTGCGCCACGGTGGAGTCGCCGGGACCTTCGGCCTGCGGGGCGGCGGCAATCTGCTCTGCCTCCTGGAGACCGCGCTGCTCGACCTGTTGGGCAGGCGGCTGGGCCTGGGCGGGGCGGAACTGGTGCCCGCCGAAGGGGCACCCGCCGCGCGCCGCCCCGCGCTGCCCGTCTCCCAGGTACTCGACCTCAGCCTCGACGTCGAGGAGTTCCTCGACACCCGCGGCCCCTTCCACTTCGTCAAGGTCAAGGCGGCCGACGACTTCGCCCGCGACCTGCGCACGGTCACCGCGATCCGCGCCCGTCTCGGCGACACCGTCCCCGTCATGGTCGATGCCAACATGAGCTGGACCCCGGACCAGGCCCACGGGCAGTTGGCCGCGCTGCGCGACGCCGGAGCCGACCTCGTCGAAGAGCCCCTGGCCAAGGGGTCCTGGGCGGAGCTCGCCCGGCTGCGGGCCCGCACCGGTCTTCGCATCCTGCTCGACGAGTCGGTGTGCACCCTCGACGACGCCCGCACCGCCGTCGAGTCCGGGGCCTGCGACGCCTTCAACGTCCGCGTGGCGAAGAACGGCGGCCCGGTCACCGCCGCGCAACTGATCGACGTGGCGCGGCGCGCCGGCCTCGGCTTCCAGATCGGCGTCCAGGTCGCCGAGGTCGGACCGCTCATCAACGCCGGTCGCGCCCTCGCCTTCGCACACGGCGACGCGTTCACCGTGGAGGCCGGCCAGTCCGACCGCTTCTTCCCCGAACCGGTCGTCTCACCGCCCCCGGCGGTGTGCCGTACCACCAACACCATCACCCCGGCCCCCGGGCCCGGCTTCGGCCTCGACCTCAACGAACACGCCGAACCCTGGGCCGTGCTGCGCCGCACCGAGGGCGACACGTCCTGGCGGCCCGTCCCCGCTCCCGCGCCCCGTACGAAGGAACACGCATGA
- a CDS encoding alpha/beta hydrolase, which translates to MIETKRPPQNIRREIVGIPVEGAELALHLWRPRGQVKGAVFYFHGLQSHAGWLWEVGPQFADNDIAFYVLDRRGSGISGGTRHDLPDVDTVIRDYVTALEHVRETVGESVPLSLFGHCLGGSFMAALMHHPDFTTRYDAAVFCSAWLGKLHATLDDDQLRTLAAETGQEPWDAGLRAQDFTDEARHRHFIDHDDLAVRELTRRSRGVLLDLERLYMRPERALPAVPAAYVSGISDPIIDLDDARRTFLGMTGSHGALIQFATDKHYLFYTDVRARLVDWASTFTLLQGLDRHA; encoded by the coding sequence GTGATCGAGACCAAGAGGCCGCCGCAGAACATCCGCCGCGAGATCGTGGGCATCCCCGTCGAGGGCGCCGAACTGGCGCTGCACCTGTGGCGGCCGCGCGGACAGGTGAAGGGCGCCGTCTTCTACTTCCACGGACTGCAGTCGCACGCCGGCTGGCTGTGGGAGGTCGGGCCCCAGTTCGCCGACAACGACATCGCCTTCTACGTCCTCGACCGGCGCGGCAGCGGCATCAGCGGCGGCACACGGCACGACCTGCCCGACGTGGACACGGTGATCCGCGACTACGTGACCGCGCTGGAGCACGTACGGGAGACAGTCGGCGAGAGCGTGCCGCTGTCGCTCTTCGGGCACTGCCTGGGCGGCTCCTTCATGGCGGCGCTCATGCACCACCCGGACTTCACCACCCGCTACGACGCGGCCGTCTTCTGCTCGGCATGGCTGGGCAAACTGCACGCCACCCTCGACGACGACCAGCTGCGGACCCTGGCGGCCGAGACCGGCCAGGAGCCGTGGGACGCCGGGCTCAGGGCCCAGGACTTCACGGACGAGGCGCGCCACCGGCACTTCATCGACCACGACGACCTGGCGGTACGCGAACTGACCCGGCGCTCCCGGGGCGTGCTGCTCGACCTGGAGCGGCTGTACATGCGGCCCGAGCGAGCGCTGCCCGCGGTCCCGGCGGCCTACGTGTCCGGCATCAGCGACCCGATCATCGACCTCGACGACGCGCGGCGCACCTTCCTCGGGATGACCGGGAGCCACGGCGCCCTGATCCAGTTCGCCACCGACAAGCACTACCTCTTCTACACCGACGTACGGGCCCGGCTCGTCGACTGGGCGTCCACGTTCACCCTCCTCCAGGGGCTGGACCGCCATGCCTGA
- a CDS encoding GH3 family domain-containing protein, translating to MDIPHWQKHWNDRRAPFADECRQARDALLSDLKQPGVAQQRVLADVIDMSAGSVHWRERGYDAIAADPGLFRSVLPIMRYDDFVPEIERETRTKGGTLTCSPVLRWLKTSGTTGVPKLVPYTLHWLLTYRIPAMKAMWGTYLEYHPELLDHPYATLDTQTVREDVFDFVHGIGHQAVSNRHPQINSRDWNPPWYESPWFGPAVPSAHEGRMYHRIRHLVGRDLHYISAINPSTLISLRDLLAAHGTDLVRDLREGTLEGRPYTEPDERTARHLEDVLRKPDFSLKDVWPSLTLYTCWLSASAGLYAAKLDAVFPGVDKLPFMSCGTEGVTTIPVDDSPHSQPLAVGQAYFEFVPADVPLGELVDSGEPVRTLLFDEVEPGRDYHLIMTQGNGLYRLWTGDIYRVDRIVDGTPWVHFVHRDGIFHSFTGEKITESQVTEAIRRGLAASGLGTGLYMCGPRWAEPPYYIVVAEAPEPSPRLDQVLSADVDSALHEINIEYASKRDSGRLGALEVVTVPHDAITAHIESRRQAGNATQYKYKPFQQDIDFVAAISGRISGR from the coding sequence GTGGACATACCGCACTGGCAGAAACACTGGAACGACCGCCGAGCTCCCTTCGCGGACGAGTGCCGGCAGGCCCGGGACGCCTTGCTGTCCGATCTGAAACAACCCGGCGTCGCACAACAGCGCGTCCTCGCCGACGTCATCGACATGAGCGCGGGTTCGGTCCACTGGCGGGAGCGGGGCTACGACGCCATCGCCGCCGACCCCGGCCTCTTCCGCTCGGTGCTGCCCATCATGCGCTACGACGACTTCGTACCGGAGATCGAGCGCGAGACCCGTACCAAGGGCGGAACCCTGACCTGCAGCCCGGTGCTGCGCTGGCTCAAGACCAGCGGGACCACCGGAGTCCCCAAGCTGGTGCCCTACACCCTGCACTGGCTCCTCACCTACCGCATCCCCGCCATGAAGGCGATGTGGGGCACGTACCTGGAGTACCACCCGGAGCTGCTCGACCACCCGTACGCGACGCTCGACACCCAGACCGTCCGGGAGGACGTCTTCGACTTCGTGCACGGGATCGGGCACCAGGCCGTCAGCAACCGGCACCCGCAGATCAACAGCCGCGACTGGAATCCGCCGTGGTACGAGTCGCCGTGGTTCGGCCCGGCCGTCCCCAGCGCCCACGAGGGCCGCATGTACCACCGCATCCGGCACCTCGTCGGCAGGGACCTGCACTACATCTCGGCGATCAACCCGAGCACCCTGATCTCCTTGCGGGACCTGCTGGCCGCGCACGGCACGGACCTGGTGCGCGACCTGCGCGAGGGAACGCTGGAGGGCAGGCCGTACACCGAACCCGACGAGCGGACCGCCCGGCACCTCGAAGACGTCCTGCGCAAGCCGGACTTCAGCCTCAAGGACGTGTGGCCCTCCCTCACCCTCTACACCTGCTGGCTCTCCGCCTCCGCCGGGCTGTACGCGGCCAAGCTGGACGCGGTCTTCCCCGGCGTCGACAAGCTGCCGTTCATGAGCTGCGGCACCGAGGGGGTCACCACCATCCCGGTGGACGACTCGCCGCACAGCCAGCCGCTGGCCGTGGGGCAGGCGTACTTCGAGTTCGTACCCGCCGATGTGCCCCTGGGTGAACTCGTCGACAGCGGCGAGCCGGTGCGCACGCTGTTGTTCGACGAGGTGGAACCCGGCCGCGACTACCACCTCATCATGACGCAGGGCAACGGCCTCTACCGCCTGTGGACGGGCGACATCTACCGCGTCGACCGGATCGTGGACGGCACCCCGTGGGTCCACTTCGTCCACCGCGACGGCATCTTCCACTCCTTCACCGGCGAGAAGATCACCGAGTCCCAGGTCACCGAGGCCATCCGGCGGGGTCTCGCGGCCAGCGGCCTGGGCACCGGGCTCTACATGTGCGGACCGCGGTGGGCGGAGCCCCCGTACTACATCGTCGTCGCCGAGGCCCCCGAGCCGTCACCGCGACTGGACCAGGTGCTGTCGGCCGACGTCGACAGCGCGCTGCACGAGATCAACATCGAGTACGCGTCCAAGCGGGACAGCGGGCGACTCGGCGCGCTGGAGGTCGTCACCGTGCCCCACGACGCCATCACCGCCCACATCGAAAGCCGCCGCCAGGCGGGCAACGCCACCCAGTACAAGTACAAGCCGTTCCAGCAGGACATCGACTTCGTCGCCGCCATATCCGGCCGCATATCCGGCCGCTGA
- a CDS encoding aldo/keto reductase, translated as MLTTRKLGRQGLEVSELGLGCMGMSQWYGATDDRESVATVHRALELGYTLFDTAEAYGPHDNEVLLGRALAGRREQALIATKFGFPMKLKDGTTAEADSRPEHIVEVVEASLKRLGTDYIDVLYQHRVDPKVPIEDVVGTMADLVRQGKVRYLGLCEAGEKTIRRAHAVHPLSVVQSEFSVWERNLEDGVLPLLRELGIGLVGFCPLGRGFLTGGVQRAEDYPDDDFRHHDPRLQGVNYDQNMAIAAKIQEVAERHGLTPAQLAIAWALHQGDDIVPIPGTKRRTYLEENTRSATVALGEDTLAEIDDAVRADLVAGPRYNERMMAYIDR; from the coding sequence ATGCTCACCACCAGGAAGCTGGGCCGTCAGGGGCTGGAGGTCTCAGAGCTCGGCCTCGGCTGCATGGGCATGAGCCAGTGGTACGGCGCCACGGACGACCGTGAGTCGGTCGCCACCGTCCACCGGGCACTGGAACTGGGCTACACCCTCTTCGACACCGCCGAGGCCTACGGTCCCCATGACAACGAGGTGCTGCTGGGCCGCGCCCTCGCGGGCCGCCGTGAACAGGCCCTCATCGCCACGAAGTTCGGCTTCCCGATGAAGCTGAAGGACGGCACGACGGCCGAGGCCGACAGCCGTCCCGAGCACATCGTCGAGGTCGTCGAGGCTTCCTTGAAGCGCCTCGGCACCGACTACATCGACGTGCTCTACCAGCACCGCGTCGACCCGAAGGTGCCGATCGAGGACGTCGTGGGCACCATGGCCGACCTCGTACGGCAGGGCAAGGTCCGCTACCTGGGCCTGTGCGAGGCCGGCGAGAAGACCATCCGGCGCGCCCACGCCGTCCACCCGCTGTCCGTCGTGCAGAGCGAGTTCTCGGTCTGGGAGCGGAACCTGGAGGACGGGGTCCTGCCGCTCCTGCGGGAACTCGGCATCGGCCTCGTCGGCTTCTGCCCGCTCGGCCGGGGCTTCCTGACCGGTGGCGTACAGCGCGCCGAGGACTACCCGGACGACGACTTCCGGCACCACGACCCGCGTCTGCAGGGCGTCAACTACGACCAGAACATGGCGATCGCCGCGAAGATCCAGGAGGTCGCGGAGCGCCACGGCCTCACCCCGGCCCAGCTCGCCATCGCCTGGGCGCTGCACCAGGGCGACGACATCGTCCCCATCCCGGGCACCAAGCGGCGTACGTACCTGGAGGAGAACACCCGATCCGCCACGGTGGCGCTCGGCGAGGACACGCTCGCCGAGATCGACGACGCCGTACGCGCCGATCTGGTCGCGGGCCCTCGTTACAACGAGCGAATGATGGCCTACATCGACCGCTGA